One genomic window of Cannabis sativa cultivar Pink pepper isolate KNU-18-1 chromosome 2, ASM2916894v1, whole genome shotgun sequence includes the following:
- the LOC133034513 gene encoding uncharacterized protein LOC133034513: MEGGTFVSQSKYAKNLVKKFGLESAKQIPMAKTKNPGQPKRMEESDPAPSNAPPAALILLPAAATASNPGDSSLSQRKGVAATTLIGPSSCTRAQQASLKKELRTKRSHDRPIPPTKKLKLNPPLAFSSFEEEEPMEVPSDDSETKSLSIPSEKVLLEDFGVSSDNEETDLDLEPPLTKFTLARPRASSAAKAIAAAKGKQPMQSSSLGNISPSQAVNSRFYYRDNQRDWNIYATRKFESERNYDIHAHRVCGIVKFVQYHQWDNTLTNFEGYVESIVKEFYANLTNDLLDENSKFFCKVYVRGHWFSFTVKEISRALQLPEGVSSVVMSMDHHLMLSELSGARVEWKSGQSLRITHLTYAHASLMRFALSNWLPNSNKIVKDVAYSHKTLEPPLTGTIFQPSKYFDGAFSKSPKAGVAAAAGASLSSAPTDVHEVKHEVQQVNNRLAAMEEVQQEMSKQLSSLIKLYGA, encoded by the exons ATTCCCATGGCTAAGACAAAGAACCCAGGGCAACCAAAAAGGATGGAAGAATCTGATCCCGCCCCCTCGAATGCTCCTCCTGCTGCTCTAATCTTGCTCCCTGCTGCTGCAACTGCATCAAACCCAGGAGATTCATCACTTTCTCAGC GTAAGGGTGTTGCTGCAACCACTCTAATAGGACCATCTTCTTGCACCCGTGCCCAGCAAGCTTCACTCAAGAAGGAGCTTCGCACTAAACGAAGCCATGACAGACCAATTCCTCCTACCAAGAAGTTGAAATTGAATCCACCTTTGgctttttcaagttttgaagaagaagaaccaaTGGAGGTCCCCTCTGATGACTCTGAGACCAAATCCTTGTCTATTCCCTCTGAAAAAGTTCTTCTAGAAGATTTTGGTGTCTCCTCTGACAATGAGGAAACTGATCTCGATCTCGAGCCACCATTGACCAAATTTACTCTAGCACGCCCTCGTGCTTCTTCTGCAGCCAAAGCCATTGCTGCTGCCAAAGGAAAGCAGCCTATGCAGAGTTCATCTCTTGGTAATATCTCTCCCTCTCAAGCTGTCAATTCCAGATTTTATTACCGTGATAATCAGCGTGATTGGAATATTTATGCTACCCGAAAGTTTGAGAGTGAAAGAAATTATGATATCCATGCTCATAGGGTGTGTGGCATTGTTAAGTTTGTTCAATACCATCAATGGGATAATACTCTTACTAATTTTGAAGGGTATGTCGAAAGTATTGTCAAAGAATTCTATGCCAATCTGACTAATGATTTGCTTGATGAGAACtctaaatttttttgtaaagtCTATGTTCGGGGGCATTGGTTTTCATTCACTGTCAAGGAAATCTCTAGGGCTTTGCAATTACCCGAAGGTGTGTCCAGTGTTGTCATGTCTATGGATCACCATTTGATGCTCTCTGAACTCTCCGGTGCACGGGTTGAATGGAAATCTGGGCAGAGTCTTCGTATTACACATCTCACTTATGCTCATGCATCACTCATGAGGTTTGCACTTAGCAATTGGCTTCCCAATTCCAACAAAATTGTG AAAGATGTGGCCTACTCTCATAAAACACTTGAGCCTCCCCTTACTGGCACCATCTTCCAACCCTCGAAGTACTTTGATGGAGCTTTTTCCAAGAGTCCTAAAGCTGGTGTTGCTGCTGCTGCTGGTGCAAGTTTGAGTTCTGCTCCTACAGATGTCCATGAGGTCAAGCATGAGGTTCAACAAGTGAAcaatcgtcttgctgccatggaggaggttcagcaagagatgtccaagcagcTGTCCTCCTTGATCAAGCTATATGGGGCATAA